The window ctTAAGTGGCCATAGGTCAACGGTCAGGGTAATTGTGACCTTGTCTGCCTCAATCTCATGAACACGAtttctcaagaatgccttgagggaaatgtagcacaaatgttcactgatTAGAATGCGGTGGTGAAAGGTCACTGTGCCCTACCGAAGCATGTTTTGGCAATACTGTAAGAATTCACACTCTAATTATGACAAGGTCAACTTCATCGTGACATCGTAATATTCTGCATTTATAAAAcacattactcaacatcatatttcaggaacagaaggggagacatttggtcagatactgaattgatgacactaatcttgggtatCCAAAAAACTAACAAACTTTGTaaataaagctgtcagataaatgcaCTGAATTAAACagaacaatatttccctctattATTGGATGGAAGATGAGTTTAAAAtagcacaaaatggaaatactcacaCGTAATGTACAAGTACCTTAAAACTGTGCTAAAATACAGTGCTGGAAAACATACACAGAAGGGTTTAATTTATTTCTTAGGTGATATTCAGTCAGCTACACCTTCAGTGAATCTCTCATCACCATGTTCTGTGATACCGTCTCCTCTAGCTTTGCTAAAATATACTTTGATGAATTTGATCAGCCTCCCTGTTTGTGATTTGATTTATTCACCGTTACTTTAGGCGTCCCAGTGCTGCCTAATTGTTTTAAAACACTTAAGTACcatcaatttaatttaaatcacTGCCTCCTCCTCAGTGTCGTGCATTAATTTGGCTTAAAAGGATTAGCGTGGCATCCATCTTCTAATTACACAGTTTTCAGCCTTCAACTTGAAGATTAAATTAGGACACAGCAGTCTCAGTGACACGAAGAATACATCACAGCGCTGGAGGATATTGAACAAATTGATGGCTAAATGATGTTTGACATAgatgtaaataaatgtgttaaatcGGAGAAGTAAGTGGGTATTATGTTTGGTGCGTTCACTCTGTCTTCTGCTTTAAATGtgcaggagtttttttttttactttcctgCATGAATTTAGATAAAGACAAGCCAGCCGCAAAAAGATATCTTGTAAAGACTTAAGATAAGTGTATTGCTTGTGGGCAATAAAGTGGTGCTTTTATATTGGCTTTTGATGAATGAAATGATTGTGTTTACACTGATAACACACTATGGTAATTGGATTATCACAGTAGGAGAGCTCGGCAAAAGTCTGCACGTACTTGCGTGCTGAtaagttttagtttagttaagaAAACCGTGCCGTGAACAGCAGTACACCGGCTGCAGgatggtaaataaataaatgagcaaCTAATGGCTGGTGATCCTCAGAGGGCGGCAGGATCCCAGGATGCAAAAGGAGTGAAAAGGCCTCAGAAAGTGAGAAGGTGTTGGGGCGTGATTTCACAGGCCTTTGCCAATTGTCCACTCAGGGGGTCCACAGCTCTAACTGCCGTTGCCTTTTGGGTAATTGCCATAGTTAGAATGTATCTGATTTGAAGGCAGCGCCAGCAGCAGTTTGCCGTTAGCTGAGATTTATTGGTGAGAGGTCAAGAGCAACACCTGGTGCAGAAAGTTCACAGTCCTTGTCGAAGCAACAGATGGAGCAAAGGATGCAGGAAAGGAAGGAGGGACGGACGAATGTGGCTGCAAAACCACACGGAGGTGACGAGCTGCTGAAGACCAGTGTGGTAGACGTAAAAGGCGTATAACCACTTGGTTTTACTGGCAGTTTCCCATGTTTAGTCGGCATATGGCTTCTCTGTGGTTTCCCGACAAGGCTGACCTCTTTGAGGCCTGTAGTTTGCTTGAGGTGAAACAAAACTTGTAATTGCAGAGAGGGCGGAGAACGACCCTATTATCTTTTTTGAAATGACAGCTAATGATGTGGTAAATACACATAGAATAAGAGTTATTGggtcagtgtgtaggatttagtagcaATGAGGATTGCATATGGCAAGCTGAAAATTCTCCAGTGTTCCAAgtgtgaactcctggttaggattaCATCAGTGTTCATTGCTCAGAAGGTTTTAACTGGGAGCCACATTTTCCACAAAggtttctttctctccaaaacaaatgggaCAGGGGTCTCAAACATTGCGtatgcacaaaacgaggcctgacaGAGGaattttggagatgggaaataggtgatgcagatggtgaggtggaagcctgattgtagaaatggTTGAATATTTTTCAGTGCGTGCCACTTTTGGCTTTTGTCCCCATGTATATTTTTAGTACGGATCCTAAGCGttattttataaatgagaccccaggtaaTTAAatccggtaaaaacactgaagtgcttggtttgtccgttctgggaaAACATAGTTGTCTCCATAAATGAGGACCCGCTTCCaatatagatataaatggctcattctaaggtaccAAAAACATGCTGATTCCTTTTTTCAGGTGActgtacactaaagaaaacacacttattacattacatttatgcaaatatatccccctagagcccacacactggacctttaagcagTTGCTTTAGAATCTGCAAGTGCAAAGTTAATTTGCAGAACACTATGCATGACACACCATGCCACAATATCTTTAAAATACAGAGCATTCATTCATCAGGTTTCCCCCCTGTGTCCTTTACGGGTGGTTCATTCCGTGGGTGGACTATTTAGCTTCGGAAGAGCTCAACCAGAAAAAATCTTGTTAAATTTTGTTCAGCAAGTGAAAGATTTGTGTACTCAGCTCAATTTGACAGTCATAAACCTCGCCCGTTCCTGTTAGGTCAAAACCCACAGCTGGAGGGACTCAGGCATTCGCtgagtacacacacacctacacacaacCATGAAAACATCAGACACTAACTTGTCATGTAACATAACAGGGTGAACAAAGTTTATTAAAACTTTTATGTTAGTAATATTACATGTACACCCTTTATGTAGGTAGAAGAAAATTCtagtaatacattttaaaatataaaaaaaaccatTAGTTGATTTCTTTATAAACTTGTTCACTATCAGCAGCATTACAAGCAGCCAGTAATAGTCAGGTACTTCAGGGGTTAAATCTAAAGAAACGCGGCACAGAGGTGATCAGCTCTGTCTGAGTAGACTTTGAGCCACGCTAATCAGCCTGCATATGTAGACCAAATACTATGCAGCTCTGTAACCTCATCCTCTTACATAAGCCAAGATGAATAACTGTAACCTCTGAGAGATACGCCTGATAACAGCAAGTCCCTGAGTACATTCTCACTGCATACCCCAAAAAGAGTcagaatttaaaacaaatgtcaggTCGAGGATCAGAGAGAattaatattttactttttcttgCAAGAACACACCAACTTGCATTTCTTCGAGAAGCTGGATTCCCCATAAAAAATGCTTTTGAACTTGTAAATTCTAAATTTTGAGCAGTTTAGGTGAAAGATCAACAAAAGTGATGACAGTAGTGTCCTGTTTATTGTCATTCAGGAACAAACTGTTAACATCTGAGGTGGATCTTTGACACATGCTCTGCTGTGTCATGCCTGGGCTGACTTGACCATGACTGTTCTTTTCTACCTGTTACACAACTCTTAACCTCTGTCCAATTTTCATACTCATTtaagtgcttgtgtgtgtgcgtgtgtgcgtgcgcgtgtgtACACATTGCATAAGTTAAACTGGGTGAGCACCATTCTGCTCTTATTTACACATAGAggaacagcagcaacaactACGGCAAAGGTACAGTagctgttttaaaataaaactaatcaCTGTTATAGATTTTACAGCCACTTTTTCACTTAATCTTTATTTGTATGTACAGAATTTACTTagttctttattcatttttaatgaatCCTATGCTTTAACTTATTGATCCATATATTTTGAGAGGGCAGGGTTTGTTTCCCTCTgttgtttaattaattaattttttcattttgaagctTTCCATTCTGCTATTATTCCAGATGCAGTGTTGTAAGTTTTAGACCAAATACCAGTATGATTAAAATCAGAATGAGAAGTTGTGTCTGATTTTTTTCCGTCTTCATTCATTGGGCTCAGAGGATATGCTCAGGCAGTGGGCTCATCTTGGTTTTCCTAATTTTTAAGAAGGAGCAGAGATATATTAAGGGCCCTGATTTACAATACGCtcaagttttcattttttacagCCATGCACACTCTTTCTTGTGAGTAAACTAAGAAAGTGCAAATGAACTCTTTGATCAAAGAAATCAGGTCACACCCGTTGGGAAGCCAAGAGGGAGGGAAATTAGGGCTGCTCAAGTTGcacaaataaaagctttaaGTTTTTTCAGAAAGCTTAACAAATACCTTGAAGATGGCATTTGAGAAGGAACAGTGCTTGTAATTTCTAAAACCACAAACAAGGTGCTCTGTGAAGGAGTTTGGACCAGTTGAACTGATCCGCTCTGGTGACTGAGGTAATGCATCTTTCTCACACAGTGATTGTAGCTtgaaatgtgatttaaacatGATAAATGGTGGCTTTCATGAGAGACAACTTTTCTAACCTCCATGGGAGTGTCATGTGAAAAGGtttcaaatgtaaataattCTCTCTCCAGAGCATAATGGCACTCCTCCTGTGGATCGGCCTGTTGCTGCTGGCCTCCGCCCAGTCCAGTTCGGTCAAGAACTGCCACCCTGGCTGCCGCTGTGAGGTGGAAAGCTTTGGCCTGTTCGACAGCTTCAGTCTGACCAGGGTGGACTGCCGAGGATTGGGACCCGGCACCACCATGCCCATCCCCATCCCACTGGACACTGCCCACCTAGACCTGTCCTCCAACGCCATGGGCCCGCTCAGTGACACCATGTTAGCCGGTCCAGGCTACACCACCCTCATTAGCTTGGACCTAAGCAGTAACCTTATAACAAAGGTCAGTGGATGGAGGAACTCAAGCATCAAtctgttggtctcaaacaagGCGATGTAACCTTTTAATGAATAATTTGCACACTCTATAATCAATTAAATGTGTCAGTCCCTAATTTAGTACACTCACaggtagggctgggtgatatgaccaaaatctcatgtcccgatataggtcatttcatatcccAATAACGATACCTATCCtgatatagcacattttaatccaatgaatAAAGTTGTCCCAAACATTTCAATGATTTTATCATGAAAGATTAATAAATGAGATCATAATTAagctttttttgtaaatgtagaaGTTTTTGTTTACTGATATTCAAACACATCCAGCTATGACATCGTGCTAGGTACTATGAGCTAACAGTTGAGagcattttttaatgacataaaaGGTTTGCTGGTCACCCCAAAGTTTGACTGGATACATTTGTGTATATTCCTCAGTCATTACAAATATTACAAGTTTTCTAAGGACAGAAAAGTTACAGATTTATAGACCAAAAGAATCAAGTTCTGACATATATCAATACATACATGtcaaaagtcattgtatagttttatttcagtgtattATCACCCCTTGCCACtcttaaaatgttttccttGTCTTTTTATCCCTTCCTTGCCTTCACATTTTCAGGTAACACCCAGTGCTTTGTCCAAGCTGCGCTACCTGGAGACTTTGGATCTGAGCCATAACAACCTGGAGAGCCTCTCCCCAACCTGCTTCTCCGGCCTCCCACTGGCTGAAGTTGACCTCAGCTACAACAGCTTCAGAGAGTTCGACTTGGACGTGTTCACTACTAAAGTCAATGGTGAACCTGTCAGCGTTGATCTATCTCATAACAAGCTCGTGTCAGTCTCCACGACTTTGCGTGGAAGAGTGTTACACATTCAAAGCTTAAATCTGTCAGCGAACCTGCTGACGAGCGTACCGAGGCTTGCGGGACTTCCGCTGAGGTATCTCAATTTGGATGGTAACCCCATCGCACAGATCAAGGAGGGAGCTTTTGCTCAACTGAAAGATCTGGTTTATTTATCAATCAGTGGGCTCCCTGAGCTTCAGGAGATCGAACCGAACAGCTTCAAGGGCCTCCAGAGCCTGCAGGTTTTGGATCTCTCAAACAACCCCAAGCTCAAGACCTTAAGCCCTGCGGTTTTCAGCGGACTAGACTCCCTGCAAGAGCTGAATTTGTCCGGCTCTGGTGTGGCGTCTTTGCCAAATAACATGCTGACCCACCTGCCCAGTATTAAGAGTATTACACTGGGACGAAGCATCCACTGTTGGAGGACCCAGAAACAGGGGCAGTTTCACCGGCAGCTGGGGCAGGTCCAACACAATGAGGTGCTGAACTGTAATGTGGAGGGCATTGTGTTGTGAAACAGTGCCTGTGGAAATGGACCACTCCTAAAGGGGCCAGTATCCTCCATCATAAGTGCTTGCTGGATGTGCCAGTAGCTTCGGAAACCCCTTCCTCCCCACACCTTTCAAATGTCGGATATAACCATAAACACTTGATTCCCACCATGGTAGGAGAACACATCATACAACCGAGTTCTGACAGGGAATACCCCGGCCCTTACAATCCAGATGCCAGAGCTGTGCCTTATCTGCTTTCATatgcaaaacacttttttatgTAACTTTCACTCAGTTACCTGCATTCCAAGGTGAACCTTTGGAATACGTCTTAAAGGTTTAAAGTAACCCTCATGGACTCTTGACTGAAGTATCATAAATGCAGTacctaaaaacaaaatatacaaaaaaagacaaaatgtacaGCAGTCTTTATAGCACAGATCCGTTTATTTCACATCTTAACATGTAGCCTAAACTGGTAGAGAACCTTTCATGAATCCAAAAATTTCAGTAATGTTTGTACGTTATGTACTTCATTTCAAGTGGGACCATTTTAAGAGTTATTTGCACTTATTCCAGTCGTGGTATTTTTTAGATAATGCACTCACACATGGCCTAAATGTCATCCAGTGGAATACAAAACCTTCTATGCATTGCCCATAAAACCCACACTGAAGAATATTTTACTGTTGACCACTAAGAATTTTATTTGACTTTGAATGTGATGCTTTGTTGGAATGATTAAAGGGACGATTTAGCTTCTAGCCCAGAGTTAGATGAGGAGATTGAAACCACTCATGTCGACTTGTtcaatatgaagctacagctggCAGATGGTTAGCTTCgcttagcacagagactggaaacggggaaacagctggcctggctctgtcaGAAAGTTCTCAGAAGCTCACTAATCAGCACATTGTGTTTTCTACAGATAAAAAGAAATGAGATTTGACATGTCAGATAGGTAGATTTTACCTTCAGACAGAGCATTGCTGGCTGTTTCttgtcttaatgctaagctaagctaaccagctgctggctgtaacTGTATATTTACCTatacagacatgacagtggaATCAATCTTCTTTTCTAACTCCTGACAAGAAAGTGAATGTGCGTATTTCCCAAAAATATCGAACTGTACATCCAAGAACCAGAATTATTTTATTAAGCGTGGTTTTGGGAAGCTTACAGTTATGTTTGTAACTCTCGAGGGTTGAAGATCTTTTCTTGTTACACCCACAAATGACCATTTGATTACTTGAATTTTTTTCTATGTCCACCAGCCCAAATCTGACATTTTGTCCATTATGTTTGGATGATTTACCGTCATAATGACAGTAAGTTTGGTGCACAGCCTTTGCAAAGTAGGTCAGCAGCCTCTGACATGGTgatctttgttttgtctgtttgacATTACACAACAGGACTAAACAAGCTGTGACTGCAGTCAAATCATTCTCCAGCCAACCAAAACGCTTATTTGAAGCAGAATTGACCAGTGAAGTATGACAACTCGCACATAATTGGTAATGAAGTAATGTCGCTTTCTGTTGATGTTTAAATGCGAGCTGCACTGTGCTGTAATCTTTAATGTCACCTTCCCATCTCTGTGGTATTTCTGTGGACCTAAGAGGATGATAAGCCTCAAGACTGCATATTAGAGTTTATGAATGTCAGCGATCTGTGAAGGTTCGGGGCCTTTATTGTTATGATTTTGAGATTTTCAAGGAAATCCACCTTTTCAGTTGGTTAATTGAAATTCAGATGTCTTGGTGTAGAGGTTTATATTTGTACGTATGTAACTATATTGTATATAACTTTATATATATGAATCATGTGTAATAAATTGACTCTTCTAACTCTTTGAATGACTGCTGTTTGTTCTGTGTGAAAACGTCAACACTTGTTAGGTGTGTCAGCGTAGGAGCACAAAGAATCGTTAAAAACAAAGCCACATGCAAGGAAAGATTGTGTCAGTGTCGACACTGTATTTATAATTTCGCTAGAGATCCTGTTTTTCAAAGCACTATGTGATTTGTATCCATGCATGGGACTGACTCATAGCAGGGTGTGTCCCTCTGCAGGACAAGAGGAAAGCTTAGATCTCGGTGGTTTGCCCTCACAGCACTTTCTTCACTTTTTACAACTCAGCAACATGTTGtgtataaaacttttttttatttacttgaaAGTGTCtggatacacagaaacatacacacactcttgATCTTGAATGGTCCTGAAAAGACACTGAAGTGGGCAGACACGCCAGGGTTTGGCAGGATACCATGCTACACTGGGCTGGTAACCTGCCAAGGAGGTGACTGGGAAGGAGACGAgtagagaaaaggagaaagagggagagagagccgGGTTTCAGTCATGGCAGCTTACAGTTCTCCTGTGTGTGTCAGGCAATGAGTGTTTTGTCCTGTGAGACAGAGAAGACATTATGCCCCCCTTTCTGTGACACATCTTTTAAACTccaagacacaaaaacagccaAAATAAGGCTGACTAAACCGAGGGGGTTTTCACAGATTGCGCCATAGTTGGACTGTTGATGTTACATGCTTAACCTTGAGTGTGAGAATGCAGAGGATCTTGAACAAAGCCAGAATCTCGGTTTGTGTGGTATTTGAGTCTAGTTGTgcttatgtgtgagtgtgtgtgtgtgtgtgtgtgtgtgtgaatgcagctCTTTCTCTTCTAGTTGGTAGGGGGCTTCCTGAGAGCCTTTTGTTGATTGACCCCACAGCAGAAAATACTTACCAgatgttgttgcttttttttctcctgaagCATGCTGACACCCAAGGAACCAGCCATCCATCAGAAACATGCAGTAGCGCTAAATGGTCACTACGACACTGTGAAATTGCAGAGACATTCagggaatgcagcagcacaactAATCAGGTTACAGATCAAAAGTGCGGAATTTTTTCACACTATTGTAGCTCATCATGTCTAACATAAAGTCTGGTTTCAATAGTGAAATATCAGTGGACAAGATCTCAatcagaaaatgtatttatacagcacattcCATACCCAAAGGCAACCCAaagtgcaacacattctcactccaacctcgtcacatatcgacgtttggtcatggaccctCTACATCCAGacacgacgtgcaaggtaccctgggtgcattggttgttgacgttctaggacaccgtgtcaagttctgcctgttacatgcattgtctttcaaaacacacttccattttcacaggaaaatttctgtttacatacagtctctttcgaAATAAATACACTATGTTGGTACAGCACCTCAAATtgaccttgttttttttctccagcaaCTAACGTACGTGGTtttgtttaggcaacaaaagcacgtggttaggtttagggaaaaagaacaaggtgaacactgctctcctggacCACACCTCACACCAGCCCTACTTGTACgttcactgccttaactttcgttcttgtcctgccgtgtttccccctgacgctgccaaGCACCATTAAAATATAacagccaccaccaccatgttaaaggacagcttttgtcgtcagtgtctgacaccacgagtcactgcccaagcagaTTTTGAccacttcagagtgagactgggttgcaaAGTGACATACAAATTAGTCAAGTCAAAGTTAATTGCAGCCCAATCACAAAGCATGCCTCAAAAGACTGCACAAATAGTAATTTCAATTCAGGTTCAGTATCAATTTGATCTACAAAGACAGCCTCACTGAATGAAGATCAGGTCACATGTCTATTAACATTTCAGTTCGCTCCCAACAATGTCCCTCTGTCTAGTCTGCGACATGCACAGATGAGTTGAAAAGCAGCACAAATGTGTTGCCGTGCAAACTGCATGACACATCAGAGACTAGCTGACTGACAAAGATGATGATCTGTACATATGTCTACTCCTCTGTTCAGAGAAAACACCACAACATGATGAAACACAATTTGTAAGAGCAGCTTTAATGATGCTTTACAGCTAGCGGAGGTGAAGAGGTTCACCACAGAGTAAGGATCAATAGAGATCTTGatagaaatgttgacatttctgtttgacactgaaaaacaaacccTGCAGTGACATTTATTTGGAATACACTGCTGACAGAAAGTTAATTTCCGGTGCAAGTGAAGAAACAGACGCGTTCAAATAAAGCCACAACGCACTGCCAAAGCAGATGCTTTGTGTTTTATCTCCTTGTGACATCTTGCTTTGTTGGTTTGAAATAATGTCATCACACAAATACAGGACAGTCACAGGAAGAGGGGCAGTAATCAGGAGAGACTGTTTTCAGGTGGATAAAGGGGTCAACAGACACTGGATCAATAAAAACCTTTAGTCAGTGACAGCTGATAAAAACCGTGTTTGCATGTACAACTTATCTGACCGTGTCTGTTGTGAAATCAAGAccaaacaaactg is drawn from Epinephelus fuscoguttatus linkage group LG5, E.fuscoguttatus.final_Chr_v1 and contains these coding sequences:
- the tsku gene encoding tsukushi isoform X2, whose protein sequence is MALLLWIGLLLLASAQSSSVKNCHPGCRCEVESFGLFDSFSLTRVDCRGLGPGTTMPIPIPLDTAHLDLSSNAMGPLSDTMLAGPGYTTLISLDLSSNLITKVTPSALSKLRYLETLDLSHNNLESLSPTCFSGLPLAEVDLSYNSFREFDLDVFTTKVNGEPVSVDLSHNKLVSVSTTLRGRVLHIQSLNLSANLLTSVPRLAGLPLRYLNLDGNPIAQIKEGAFAQLKDLVYLSISGLPELQEIEPNSFKGLQSLQVLDLSNNPKLKTLSPAVFSGLDSLQELNLSGSGVASLPNNMLTHLPSIKSITLGRSIHCWRTQKQGQFHRQLGQVQHNEVLNCNVEGIVL
- the tsku gene encoding tsukushi isoform X1 gives rise to the protein MKGTKSIMALLLWIGLLLLASAQSSSVKNCHPGCRCEVESFGLFDSFSLTRVDCRGLGPGTTMPIPIPLDTAHLDLSSNAMGPLSDTMLAGPGYTTLISLDLSSNLITKVTPSALSKLRYLETLDLSHNNLESLSPTCFSGLPLAEVDLSYNSFREFDLDVFTTKVNGEPVSVDLSHNKLVSVSTTLRGRVLHIQSLNLSANLLTSVPRLAGLPLRYLNLDGNPIAQIKEGAFAQLKDLVYLSISGLPELQEIEPNSFKGLQSLQVLDLSNNPKLKTLSPAVFSGLDSLQELNLSGSGVASLPNNMLTHLPSIKSITLGRSIHCWRTQKQGQFHRQLGQVQHNEVLNCNVEGIVL